The region GCGATGGATTCGGCGACCAACAACGCCGTGGATATGATCTCCCGGCTCACGCTGCAGATGAACCGCGCCCGCCAGGCCGCGATCACCAAGGAACTGATGGAGATCATCGGCGGCGCAGAGGCGCTCAAGGGATAGCCAGGAACCCGAAGGAGGCGAGGGAATCATGAACAAGGGAAACATCGTCCAGGTGATCGGGCCCGTGGTCGACGTCCGGTTCGAGCCGGGCCGGCTTCCGGCTCTCTACAACGCGATCCGGATCACGAACCCGAGCATCAGCGACCAGGAGGGGAACCTCGTCGTCGAGACGGCCCAGCACCTGGGCGACAACGTCGTCCGCTGCGTCGCGATGGACTCCACGGAAGGTCTGGTCCGGGGGATGGAGGCGACCGACACGGGCGGCCCGATCACCATCCCGGTCGGCCCCGAGACGCTCGGCCGGATCATGAACGTGATCGGCGATCCGGTCGACGAGATGGGACCGATCGTCACGAAGAAACGGTACCCGATCCACCGGCACCCCCCCTCCTTTGAGGAGCAGTCGACCAAGGTCGAGATCCTCGAGACGGGGCTCAAGGTCGTCGATCTTTTGGCTCCCTACTCCAAGGGGGGGAAGATCGGGCTCTTCGGCGGCGCCGGCGTGGGGAAGACCGTGATCATCATGGAGCTCATCCACAACATCGCGATCGAGCACGGCGGCTACTCCGTGTTCGGCGGCGTGGGCGAGCGGACCCGCGAGGGGAACGACCTCTGGCTCGAGATGAAGGAGAGCAAGGTCCTCGAGAAGGCCTGCCTGGTCTTCGGGCAGATGAACGAGCCGCCCGGCGCGCGGGCGCGCGTCGGGCTGTCGGCCCTGACCGCGGCGGAATACTTCCGCGACGAGGAAGGGCAGGACGTGCTCCTCTTCATCGACAACATCTTCCGGTTCACCCAGGCCGGCTCCGAGGTGTCGGCGCTTCTCGGCCGGATCCCCTCGGCGGTCGGCTACCAGCCGACCCTGTCCACCGACCTGGGCGAGCTCCAGGAGCGGATCACCTCGACCAAGCACGGCTCGATCACCTCGGTGCAGGCGATCTACGTCCCCGCGGACGACCTGACCGACCCGGCGCCGGCGACCACCTTCTCCCACCTGGACGCCACGACCGTGCTCTCCCGGCAGATCGCGGAGCTGGGGATCTACCCCGCGGTGGACCCGCTCGACTCGACCTCCCGGATCCTCTCCCCGCTGGTGCTGGGGGAGGAGCACTACCAGGTGGCGCGGGCGGTGCAGAAGGTGCTCCAGCGGTACAAGGACCTCCAGGACATCATCGCGATCCTGGGGATGGACGAGCTCTCCGAGGACGACAAGCTGCTGGTCTCCCGGGCCCGCAAGATCCAGCGGTTCCTGTCGCAGCCCTTCTTCGTGGCCGAGCAGTTCACCGGGATCGCGGGCAAGTACGTCAAGCTCGAGGACACGATCCAGTCGTTCCGGGAGATCGTCGAGGGGAAGCACGACGAGCTTCCCGAGCAGGCCTTCTACATGGTCGGCACGATCGAAGAGGCGATCGAGAAGGGGAAGAAGCTCCTCGCGGTCGAGTAACGGGAACGCTTCGCGACGCGGGGGACGCCGCGGCGCCTTCACGGGGAACGGGGAAAGGACGATATGGCTTCGACGATCCGGCTGGAACTGGTCACGCCCGAGCGGCTGCTCGTCTCCGAGGAGGTGGACGAGGTCATCGCCCCCGGGTACGAGGGGGAGTTCGGCATCCTGCCCGAGCACACCCAGTACCTGGCGATCCTCTCGATCGGGATCCTCCGCTACCGCAAGGGAAACGACGTGCAGAAGGTCGCGGTGGGCGGCGGGTTCGCCGAGGTCAGCGCCGACCGGGTGGTCGTGATGGCCGACGTGGCGGAGAAGGCGGAGGAGATCGACGTCGGGCGGGCGAGGCAGGCGCACGCCCGCGCCGAGGAGGCCCTGCGTGACCTGTCGGTGGACGACGCCTCCTACGCGAAGGCGTACGCGGCGCTGCGGCGCGCCATGGTGAGGATGTCCGCCGCCGAGTAGTCAGACCTTTCCCGCCCGGACCTTCGGCTTGCCGTTCTCCACGGTGACCCGGAACTCCACCCTCCGGGCTCCCGATTTTCCCGCGATATCCCTGGCACGGTCGATCAGCATCCGCCGGAGCGATTCCGCATCGGCCGGGTCGGTTTGCATCCCGCACTCGGACCGGGCCTGCCGGATCTGCTCCACGACGCTGGCCAGGTGCTCCTGCTCGACCGGGGCTTCTTCCCTGGTGTGAACGCGCACGACTCCGGAGGCGTCCCGGACAAGCCGCCCTTCCTCGAGGTCCCGGACCATCCGGGTCCAGAGATTGGCGAGCGAGTGGTACCGTCCCTGGAGGGTGTTGAACCGGAACTGGTCGGAAGTGTTCGGGATCTTACGCTGCCCCATCCGCCGGACCATCCACTCCAGGAGCCGCCGCTCCTCGGAGGGCTCCGTTCTCCGGTTCCCCTGGAAAAAGAGGTCGTACTGCCTCTTCAGCTCCACGATGTCGGCCTCGATCCGGTCCAGCGCTACCTTCAGGCTCTCCACGGTCCTCGGTTCCTTTCCCCCCGGGAAACGGGTACACTTGGGAACGGGCGCAACGGCCTGATACTACCATGTACGGAAAGGGACGGTCCATGGCGGGAGTTGCCGCGATCATCCTGGCGGCGGGGAAGGGGAAGCGGATGCGGTCCGCCCTCCCCAAGGTCGCCCACCCGGTCGCGGGGCGTCCGATGCTGTGGCATGCGCTCCAGGCGGCACGGGGCGCCGGGATCCGCGAGATCGTGGTCGTCCTCGGGCATGGAAGGGAAGCGCTCCACGGGACCGTAAAGCCGTTCGGCGCGAAGGTGGCGGTCCAGGAGTCTCCGCGCGGGACAGGGGATGCCGCCGGCTGCGGGCTGGCCGCCGTATCCCGGGGCGCGGGAGAAGTGGTGGTCCTCTGCGGGGACGCCCCGCTGATCCGGCCCGCCACCATCCGGGCGCTCCTTTCCGCAAGGCGGCGGCGGAAGGCGGCCGCCTCGGTGCTGACCGGGATCCTCCCCGACCCTTCCGGGTACGGGCGGGTCCTGCGCAATCCGGATGGCACGGTGTCCCGGATCGTGGAGGAGCGGGACGGCGGGGCGCAGATCCGGAAGGTGCGGGAGGTGAACTCCGGGGCCTATGCCTTCGACCGGAAGTTCCTCGCCCGGAACCTGCCGCGGCTCTCCGACGTGAACATCCAACGGGAATATTACCTGACCGACCTCGTCTTCCAGGCGCTCCAGGAAGGGAAGACCGTCGTGCCGGTCGCGGCTTCGGACCCCGACGAGGTGCGCGGGATCAACTCCCGCGCGGAGCTGGCCCGGGCCTCGGAGATCCTTGGGCGGCGCAAGGTCGAGGCGCTGCTCGACGCGGGGGTGACCATCGTGGCGCCGGACCGGGTCCACATCGACCCGGAGGTCGCGGTGGGCCCCGACTCGGTGATCGAGCCGGGCGTGGTGCTGCTGGGGTCGACGCGGGTCGGGCGGGGCGTGCGGATCCAGACCGGCTGCGTGGTGGAGAACTGCCGGCTGGACGACGGCGCTACGCTCAAGCCCTACTGCGTGCTCACGGATTCCCGCGTCCGGAAGGGAGCGGTGCTCGGGCCCTTCGCGCACCTGCGGCCGGAGGCCGACATCGGCGAGGATGCCCGGATCGGCAATTTCGTGGAGGTGAAGAAGAGCCGGTTCGGGAAGGGCTCGAAGGCGAACCACCTCGCCTACATCGGCGACGCGACGGTCGGCCGGAAGGCGAACATCGGCGCCGGGACGATCACCTGCAACTACGACGGGCTCGCCAAGCACAGGACCGTGATCGGGGACGGGGTCTTCGTCGGCAGCGACACCCAGTTCGTCGCCCCGGTGACGATCGGGAAGGGGGCCCTGATCGGCGCGGGGGCCACGATCACGAGGGATGTTCCCCCGTTCGCCCTCGCCCTCTCCCGGGCGGAGCAGAAGGTGATCGAGGGGTGGGTGATCCGCCGGATGCCGGAACTTCTCAAGAAGGCGGGGATCAAGGTCCCCCCGGGAAAAGAGAAGGGGCCGGGGAAGGAGAAAACGTAGCATGTGCGGGATCGTCGGATACACGGGGCCGAGACCGTGCGGCGAGATCCTGCTCGACGGGCTGCGCAGGCTGGAGTACCGGGGGTACGACTCGGCGGGGGTGGCGATCCTGGACGGCGGCCGGATCGACATCCGCAAGAGCGAGGGGAAGCTCTCCCGCCTGACCGATCTGGTCTCCCGCCAGCCGATCGCCGGGAGCTGCGGCGTCGGGCATACCCGGTGGGCCACCCACGGGCGTCCTTCCGACACGAACGCCCATCCGCACAAGACCGGCCGGGTCGCGGTCGTCCACAACGGGATCATCGAGAATCACCACTCGCTCAAGGAGCGGATGACCGCCCGGGGGCGGCGGTTCTCCTCCGAGACCGACACCGAGGTGATCGCCCACCTGGTCGACGAGCATCTCTCCCGCGGCCTCGGGCTGGAGGAGGCGGTGCGCGGGACGGTGTCCGAGCTCGAAGGGTCCTTCGCCTTCCTCGCCCTTTCGGAGACGGAGCCGGGGACGATCGTCGGGGCGCGGCTGAACTGCCCGATGGTCGTCGGGGTCGGCGAGGGGGAGAATTTCCTGGCGTCGGACCTTCCGCCGCTGCTCTCCCACACACGGGAGGCCCTCTTCCTCGAGGACGGGGAGATCGTCGTCGCCCGCCCGGAGGCGGTCACGCTGACCGATTTCGAGGGGAACCCGAGGGAACGGAGCACGCTGCACATCGACTGGACCCCCGTCATGGCGGAGAAGGGGGGATACCGCCACTTCATGCTCAAGGAGATCCACGAGCAGCCCCGGGCGATCCTGGACACCCTCGCCGGCCGGATGCGCCCCGAGACGGGGGAGGTCTTCCTGGAGACCCTTCCGCTGCCGGCTTCGGTGCTGCGCGGCCTCTCTAAGGTGGTGATCGTCGCCTGCGGGACCTCGTGGCACGCCGCGCTGGTCGGGAAGTTCATGATCGAGCGGCTCGCCCGCATCCCGGTGGAGGTCGACCTCGGTTCCGAGTACCGCTACCGCGACCCGGTGGTGGAGCCGGACACCCTCTGCATCCCGATCTCCCAGTCCGGGGAGACCGCCGACACCCTGGCGGGGCTTCGGGAGGCCAAGGGGAAGGGGGCGATGGCAGTGTCGATCTGCAACGTGGTCGCCTCCACGATCGCGCGGGAATCGGACGGGGTGATCTATACCCACGCCGGGCCCGAGATCGGCGTGGCCTCGACGAAAGCCTTCACGACGCAGCTGGCGGCGCTCTATCTGCTGGCCCTGCGGCTGGGACGGGCCCGCCGGATCCTCACGCGCATCGACCTCTCCTCCCACCTGCTGGAGCTGACCGATCTGGCGAAGAAGATCGAGGAGGTGCTCCAGCGCGAGGAGGAGATCGCCGCGATCGCGCGCACCTACAAGGATGCCCGGGATTTCCTCTACCTGGGCAGGGGGATCTCCTACCCGATCGCCCTGGAGGGGGCGCTCAAGCTCAAGGAGATCTCCTACATCCACGCGGAAGGATACCCGGCGGGGGAGATGAAGCACGGGCCGATCGCCCTGATCGACGAGCGGATGCCGGTGCTGGTCCTCTGCTCCCGGGGCGATACCTACGAGAAGACCCTCTCCAACCTGGAGGAGGCCCGCACCCGCGGCGGGCGGATCATCGCGGTGGGCACCGAGGGGGATGCCGGGCTGGCCAGGAGCGCCGAGAGCACCTTCTTCCTTCCCCCCTGCGGGGAGATGGCCCGCCCGATCCTCGAGGTGGTCCCGCTGCAGCTTCTGGCCTACCACATGGCGGTGCTCAAGGGCACCGACGTCGACCAGCCGAGAAACCTCGCGAAAAGCGTGACGGTGGAATAGGAGGGCGAGTCGCCCCCCCCCCTTGTTATCGGATGCCAACAAGGTTCTTACGTAGCCAATAAACTTTTTACATAGCCAATAAAGTCCTTACGCGAAGTGCCCTTATCATGATCTGTCAGGGTAATTTCCCGTCGGGCTGGATCAACGCGTCGACTCCGGAAGAGGCATTACGCGGAGACCGCGAGCCTCACGGCAAGGAATCGTACGAGACCCGGAGCGACGCCGGGTTCCCTTTTTCCGTATTTTGGGCACGTGTGGCCGAGATGTGGCTTGCGGGTCTTGGGACCGGGAAGTCGTCGGCTATTTTGCCTCCATCGATTCGATGGCCTTCAATATGGCCCTGGAGGTTTCCGTCAGATTCATCTCTTTGGCTGTGACCCTCTTGCCATCATTGAAGAATTTTTCGACCAGGATGACCGGATGCCTGTAGTAAAGATCTTCTCCATGACTCATGATGTACCCTCCGCGGAAAAACCCGCAGACGGTCCATCCGTGACGCTCCATGATCTTCTGGGAAATGGTATGGAAGGTGGCCACCCAACACAACCCGTACTCCGCACGGGTCAGGGGCCAGATCTCGTTCATATAGGCCAACAGGTCGCTGAATATCTTCCTCTGCCTGTATTCGGGATCGATCACGCCGACCTCGCCCCAGATGGTCATGTTCAGCCTGTCCGCCCTGCTGGCGCAGGCTCCGCACGGCTTACCGGCGGCCACATCCTCCATTACATAAATGAACCAGTCCTTTTTCATGAACGTATCGCCGTCGCCTACCGCGTTTCGCATGGCATCGGGATGGTGCAGGAAATCGAAATGGGTGCCTTTGCACTCGGGGACTCCAATCCGGTATAAAGCGCACGTTTCATCCACTTCCTCGTTTTTCATGGGACGGCATACGTACTCCCCGCCATCCTTGTTGAAACGGGCTTGATGTTGTGGCCATACCATATGCCTCTCGCTCATCCGCTTGAACTCGCACAACCCGGTATAGTCCTTGTAAACCGATCCGTGCTCCATCCTTGGCACCGTTCTTCCCTCACCCCCGCGACGGTTTTGTCGCTGACCAGGTTTTCTTTCGAGATCGATACCGGGATTGTATTGGATTTCCTCCAAAGAGCCAACTTCGAAAAAGACGGTTCTTCGAAAAAGACGGTCGAAAAAGACGGTACGCCTCGACCATGTGTTTCTGAAACTCCTTGAGCTGGTCGGTGTGACACGTGATGGTTTCGATTGGGCGAAGCATTCGCTCTGATGGCGGGTATTTCCTGTGCTCACCGGCCGGATCATGGCCTCCTCGTTTCCTTGCTTCTCGATAGCAGGGGGCTGTTGCCGGAGCCCGGCTTATTTCTCCGGGGTCTTCTCCCCGGAGGCCCGGGACACCATCGTCCACTTGAGCAGCGGCGGGGCGATCAGGGTGGTCACGATCACCATGATCACCACCGCCGAGTAGGTCGTGGTGTCGATGATCCGTTCCCCCGCGAGAACCAATCCCGCGCCGATGCTGGCGAAGATCAGGCCGACCTCCCCCCGCGGGATCATCCCGAACCCCACCGCCCACCGGTTGAGCCCCT is a window of Deltaproteobacteria bacterium GWC2_65_14 DNA encoding:
- a CDS encoding F0F1 ATP synthase subunit beta — its product is MNKGNIVQVIGPVVDVRFEPGRLPALYNAIRITNPSISDQEGNLVVETAQHLGDNVVRCVAMDSTEGLVRGMEATDTGGPITIPVGPETLGRIMNVIGDPVDEMGPIVTKKRYPIHRHPPSFEEQSTKVEILETGLKVVDLLAPYSKGGKIGLFGGAGVGKTVIIMELIHNIAIEHGGYSVFGGVGERTREGNDLWLEMKESKVLEKACLVFGQMNEPPGARARVGLSALTAAEYFRDEEGQDVLLFIDNIFRFTQAGSEVSALLGRIPSAVGYQPTLSTDLGELQERITSTKHGSITSVQAIYVPADDLTDPAPATTFSHLDATTVLSRQIAELGIYPAVDPLDSTSRILSPLVLGEEHYQVARAVQKVLQRYKDLQDIIAILGMDELSEDDKLLVSRARKIQRFLSQPFFVAEQFTGIAGKYVKLEDTIQSFREIVEGKHDELPEQAFYMVGTIEEAIEKGKKLLAVE
- a CDS encoding ATP synthase F1 subunit epsilon, whose translation is MASTIRLELVTPERLLVSEEVDEVIAPGYEGEFGILPEHTQYLAILSIGILRYRKGNDVQKVAVGGGFAEVSADRVVVMADVAEKAEEIDVGRARQAHARAEEALRDLSVDDASYAKAYAALRRAMVRMSAAE
- a CDS encoding UDP-N-acetylglucosamine diphosphorylase/glucosamine-1-phosphate N-acetyltransferase encodes the protein MYGKGRSMAGVAAIILAAGKGKRMRSALPKVAHPVAGRPMLWHALQAARGAGIREIVVVLGHGREALHGTVKPFGAKVAVQESPRGTGDAAGCGLAAVSRGAGEVVVLCGDAPLIRPATIRALLSARRRRKAAASVLTGILPDPSGYGRVLRNPDGTVSRIVEERDGGAQIRKVREVNSGAYAFDRKFLARNLPRLSDVNIQREYYLTDLVFQALQEGKTVVPVAASDPDEVRGINSRAELARASEILGRRKVEALLDAGVTIVAPDRVHIDPEVAVGPDSVIEPGVVLLGSTRVGRGVRIQTGCVVENCRLDDGATLKPYCVLTDSRVRKGAVLGPFAHLRPEADIGEDARIGNFVEVKKSRFGKGSKANHLAYIGDATVGRKANIGAGTITCNYDGLAKHRTVIGDGVFVGSDTQFVAPVTIGKGALIGAGATITRDVPPFALALSRAEQKVIEGWVIRRMPELLKKAGIKVPPGKEKGPGKEKT
- a CDS encoding glutamine--fructose-6-phosphate aminotransferase — protein: MCGIVGYTGPRPCGEILLDGLRRLEYRGYDSAGVAILDGGRIDIRKSEGKLSRLTDLVSRQPIAGSCGVGHTRWATHGRPSDTNAHPHKTGRVAVVHNGIIENHHSLKERMTARGRRFSSETDTEVIAHLVDEHLSRGLGLEEAVRGTVSELEGSFAFLALSETEPGTIVGARLNCPMVVGVGEGENFLASDLPPLLSHTREALFLEDGEIVVARPEAVTLTDFEGNPRERSTLHIDWTPVMAEKGGYRHFMLKEIHEQPRAILDTLAGRMRPETGEVFLETLPLPASVLRGLSKVVIVACGTSWHAALVGKFMIERLARIPVEVDLGSEYRYRDPVVEPDTLCIPISQSGETADTLAGLREAKGKGAMAVSICNVVASTIARESDGVIYTHAGPEIGVASTKAFTTQLAALYLLALRLGRARRILTRIDLSSHLLELTDLAKKIEEVLQREEEIAAIARTYKDARDFLYLGRGISYPIALEGALKLKEISYIHAEGYPAGEMKHGPIALIDERMPVLVLCSRGDTYEKTLSNLEEARTRGGRIIAVGTEGDAGLARSAESTFFLPPCGEMARPILEVVPLQLLAYHMAVLKGTDVDQPRNLAKSVTVE